In a single window of the Micromonospora sp. WMMD1155 genome:
- a CDS encoding DUF805 domain-containing protein, translating into MSFIDAVKSVLSKYVGFTGRARRSEYWWFALFTVLVSIVASILDGALGLDFEGSTTGLIGLVASLALLLPSLAVGVRRLHDTDRTGWWLLIALVPLVGFIVLIVFFVLDSTPGTNRFGPNPKG; encoded by the coding sequence ATGTCCTTCATTGACGCAGTCAAGTCGGTTCTCAGTAAGTACGTCGGCTTCACGGGCCGCGCCCGCCGGTCCGAGTACTGGTGGTTCGCCTTGTTCACAGTCCTGGTCAGCATCGTCGCGTCCATCCTGGATGGTGCGCTGGGACTGGACTTCGAGGGCTCCACCACCGGTTTGATCGGCCTCGTCGCCTCCCTGGCGCTGCTGCTGCCTTCGCTGGCGGTCGGGGTGCGACGCCTGCACGACACCGACCGCACGGGATGGTGGTTGCTGATCGCTCTGGTGCCGCTCGTGGGCTTCATCGTCCTCATCGTGTTCTTCGTGTTGGACAGCACGCCGGGCACGAACCGTTTCGGCCCCAACCCGAAGGGCTGA
- a CDS encoding alpha/beta fold hydrolase: protein MTASPAPGKQVDEVDPRAPDQQPRGRHARRRRRVIASTTLLTVVGLLLANAASVNWQAAPATGDTILQLDGGDINVSQDGPRDAPVLVLIHGLGASTEWWKSIVPTLAASHRVIRIDLLGHGRSAKPTGGGYAVSQQGRRVGQALDQLGVEQAIVIGHSTGGYVATALAEHRGDLVTALALVNTGPHLDAFISDGPVGKLVFVPVLGQLLWRLRTDGILRRGLSTAFAPGFPVPQQLVDDTRGMTYHGLTAASRASEDYLTQRHLPDRLTSLGKPLLVIFGELDQRWRSSSAAAYRGVAGATVELMPGVGHSPMLEDPAQTAGLLSDFFNSVPGGR, encoded by the coding sequence ATGACGGCATCGCCAGCCCCCGGCAAACAGGTCGACGAGGTCGACCCGCGCGCGCCCGACCAGCAACCGCGTGGACGTCACGCCCGTCGGCGACGGCGCGTCATCGCCTCGACGACACTGCTCACGGTCGTCGGACTGCTCCTCGCCAACGCGGCATCGGTGAACTGGCAGGCCGCGCCTGCCACCGGAGACACGATCCTGCAGCTCGACGGCGGCGACATCAACGTCAGCCAGGACGGACCCCGCGACGCCCCGGTACTCGTGCTGATCCACGGGCTCGGCGCCTCGACCGAGTGGTGGAAGTCGATCGTCCCGACGCTGGCAGCGTCCCATCGTGTCATCCGAATCGACCTGCTCGGACATGGCCGATCCGCGAAACCGACCGGCGGCGGCTATGCCGTGTCGCAGCAAGGACGCCGCGTCGGGCAGGCACTGGACCAGCTCGGCGTCGAACAGGCCATCGTGATCGGCCACTCCACCGGCGGCTACGTCGCCACCGCGCTCGCCGAACACCGCGGCGACCTGGTGACCGCGCTCGCGCTCGTCAACACGGGACCGCACCTGGACGCCTTCATCTCGGACGGGCCGGTCGGCAAGCTCGTCTTCGTCCCCGTGCTGGGTCAACTCCTGTGGCGACTTCGGACCGATGGGATTCTGCGCCGGGGCTTGAGCACCGCGTTCGCGCCCGGCTTCCCCGTCCCGCAGCAGCTCGTCGACGACACGCGTGGCATGACCTACCACGGGCTCACGGCGGCATCGCGGGCGTCCGAGGACTATCTGACCCAGCGACACCTTCCGGATCGGCTCACGAGCCTCGGCAAGCCACTGCTGGTCATCTTCGGTGAGCTCGACCAGAGGTGGCGATCGTCGTCGGCGGCCGCGTACCGCGGCGTTGCGGGTGCGACAGTCGAGCTGATGCCCGGTGTCGGTCACTCACCCATGCTCGAAGATCCTGCGCAGACGGCCGGACTTCTTTCCGACTTCTTCAACTCCGTGCCGGGCGGCCGGTGA
- a CDS encoding ATP-binding protein: protein MTTLFLTVGLPCTGKTTAARRIEVERKALRLTKDEWVKALYGPENPPSAQDVIEGRLIEIGLRSLELGTNVVIDYGLWSRNERTALRQAAADVGATVELHYFALTPAEQRRRLDQRQAEAPHTTWPMSDDELAEWAANFEVPTPGELDGSEAIDDPPAGFATWNQWRTHRWPPSVSDQGTSGL from the coding sequence ATGACGACACTGTTCCTGACGGTGGGGCTCCCATGCACCGGGAAGACCACTGCTGCTCGGCGTATCGAGGTCGAGCGGAAGGCTCTTCGTCTGACGAAGGACGAGTGGGTGAAGGCTCTCTACGGGCCGGAGAATCCGCCGTCGGCCCAGGACGTGATCGAAGGAAGGCTCATCGAGATCGGGCTGCGGTCCCTCGAACTCGGCACCAACGTCGTGATCGACTACGGCCTGTGGAGTCGGAACGAGCGCACTGCGCTGCGGCAGGCAGCAGCGGACGTCGGCGCGACGGTGGAGTTGCACTACTTCGCACTCACCCCGGCCGAGCAGCGCAGACGGCTCGATCAGCGCCAAGCGGAAGCGCCGCACACGACGTGGCCGATGTCCGACGACGAACTCGCCGAGTGGGCTGCGAACTTCGAGGTCCCGACGCCGGGCGAACTCGACGGCAGCGAAGCCATCGACGACCCGCCGGCTGGGTTCGCGACGTGGAACCAGTGGCGTACGCACCGCTGGCCGCCGTCGGTCTCCGACCAGGGCACCAGCGGTCTGTGA